One genomic segment of Choristoneura fumiferana chromosome Z, NRCan_CFum_1, whole genome shotgun sequence includes these proteins:
- the LOC141426955 gene encoding homeotic protein female sterile-like isoform X1 — protein MPLSQRLDEPLVAIEIADSSTMQQAVDPLATTSTPTVESINGAPPDEPTRRQGRMTNQLQFLQKNVMKAIWKHQFAWPFHQPVDAKELNLPDYHKIIKKPMDLGTIKKRLESNYYYSAQECIQDFNTMFTNCYVYNKPGEDVVVMAQTLEKLFLNRIAQMDKEEKEMETPSKGGKGGVKKRVPGGSSGGGSAGGSGGSGGGGARGAAVKTMPAPPHPALVGSTNTTTTPTLALSAPQAAAPATHTGLPQQVATQQSSFHVPQAAATPVSTISSVALSQTQPAKVKKGVKRKADTTTPMGSSFEGGYTTPTIEQQSGAKPAKISTRRESGRQKKAGRSGDEGFKMGALSPGAGGPGASHHAALTPQLAKGKEKLSDALKSCNEILKELFSKKHSGYAWPFYKPVDAELLGLHDYFDIIKKPMDLGTVKQKMDNRAYKSAAEFAADVRLIFTNCYKYNPPDHDVVAMARKLQDVFEMRYAKIPDEPVHVGAPHMDKSSASSSESGSESESESDDSEEERNNKVKLLEKELLALQEKMRKLVEESNTKKKAKKKVKDKSKKQVVNSAMPKANAAAAYSAKANNIGENIATGARGKGASKRGGAGGAKGGARASAAGKKKGAAPSAAPAAHAPPHADSDDEDVAKPMSYDEKRQLSLDINKLPGDKLGKVVHIIQSREPSLRDSNPDEIEIDFETLKPSTLRELESYVASCLRKKTRKPHYRKVSGKSKDEQMAEKKQELEKRLQDVSGQLGTTKKQQVKKEGSKEALAGGGGGGMSSSSSSSDSSNSSSSTDTSSSDTSDSEAGTGPRRSPKKKAKKTHHPTPPTKLVPPVTTAGSVVVAPASAGASEPEIKPVPDVKPAPEAKPAPPADLKEPAAPPARTAPPAPAPAVTAAPDSSHSSHSSHAAHAAHATHAPPARDVPELKQPPKIEPRNGLDKADTSHYIDPIERTLASLERTLKADVPMDTSASAAESSMRLDSFPMTKPQLMADSAHQNLMSHLGGHTDMSHVPDHIKAEMYPPHNGFLEKSLPHEREMLRPELSLGMGGLGAPAATSIFDPVPPAPLSVIAQAHHHLPIAPHLAPPHKKDDVKPLLTPKPIEDLIGLPTMVSNNMERNKYEMEKKMEESKNNFAHAFKPKQEQNLKNASSWSSLAQAGSPQSIPNVSSNNQIKQKPVMDSFQEFKKQAREKMNRQRALIEQQELRKKEQAERERQRQETERRHPDEDKLRAMAGVRKAESGEVTSPSVSPVARASPPAAAAAAAAGAASAGDKPAASERERLRQREQERRRREAMAGQIDMNMQSDLMAAFEESL, from the exons ATGCCTCTAAGCCAGAGATTGGATGAGCCTCTTGTTGCAATTGAG ATAGCAGACTCCAGCACAATGCAGCAGGCTGTGGACCCACTCGCGACCACGAGTACG CCAACGGTGGAATCAATCAATGGGGCTCCACCCGATGAGCCGACGCGGAGGCAAGGTCGAATGACTAATCAGTTGCAGTTTCTTCAGAAGAATGTTATGAAAGCAATATGGAAACACCAATTTGCTTGGCCGTTTCATCAACCCGTGGACGCCAAAGAGTTAAACCTCCCA GATTACCACAAAATCATCAAGAAGCCTATGGATCTTGGCACAATCAAAAAGCGCCTCGAATCCAATTATTACTATTCGGCACAAGAATGCATCCAGGATTTCAATACTATGTTTACCAATTGCTATGTCTACAATAAACCTGGCGAGGATGTTGTAGTCATGGCGCAGACGTTGGAAAAACTCTTTCTAAACCGG ATAGCTCAGATGGACAAGGAGGAGAAAGAAATGGAAACTCCTTCGAAGGGCGGTAAAGGCGGTGTGAAAAAGCGAGTGCCGGGCGGGagcagcggcggcggcagcgcgggAGGCAGCGGCGGCAGTGGAGGCgggggcgcgcgcggcgccgccgtCAAGACCATGCCGGCGCCGCCGCACCCCGCGCTCGTGGGGTCCACTAACACGACCACCACGCCGACGCTCGCCCTCTCCGCGCCACAGGCCGCCGCGCCCGCTACGCACACCGGCCTACCGCAACAG GTGGCCACTCAGCAGTCCAGTTTCCACGTGCCCCAGGCTGCTGCTACGCCAGTTTCCACCATATCGTCGGTCGCCCTCTCGCAGACTCAGCCGGCTAAG GTCAAAAAAGGCGTTAAGAGAAAGGCTGACACCACGACTCCTATGGGTAGTTCCTTTGAAGGTGGATACACAACTCCAACCATTGAACAGCAGAGTGGTGCTAAACCGGCTAAGATATCCACCCGGAGAGAGAGTGGTCGTCAGAAGaag GCCGGCCGCAGTGGCGACGAGGGCTTCAAGATGGGCGCGCTGTCGCCGGGCGCCGGCGGCCCGGGCGCCTCCCACCACGCCGCGCTCACCCCGCAGCTCGCCAAGGGCAAAGAGAAATTATCCGATGCACTCAAAAGTTGCAACGAAATTTTGAAAGAACTGTTTTCTAAAAAGCATTCG GGCTATGCCTGGCCGTTTTACAAACCTGTGGATGCTGAATTGCTTGGACTCCATGATTACTTTGACATTATCAAGAAGCCTATGGATCTCGGGACCGTGAAACAAAAGATGGACAACAGGGCGTATAAATCAGCTGCTGAATTCGCTGCTGATGTACGCTTAATATTCACAAACTGCTACAAGTACAACCCGCCAGATCACGATGTAGTTGCGATGGCGAGAAAGCTGCAGGATGTTTTCGAAATGAG GTACGCCAAAATACCCGATGAGCCAGTTCACGTTGGGGCCCCTCATATGGACAAAAGCTCCGCCTCCAGCTCCGAATCGGGATCTGAGTCCGAATCTGAGTCAGACGATTCTGAAGAGGAAAGGAACAACAAAGTAAAACTCCTCGAAAAAGAGCTGCTTGCGCTGCAAGAGAAAATGAGAAAACTAGTGGAAGAGTCCAACACCAAGAAGAAGGCAAAAAAGAAGGTCAAGGACAAGTCAAAGAAACAAGTTGTGAATAGCGCCATGCCAAAGGCGAACGCAGCAGCGGCGTACAGCGCCAAAGCTAATAATATTGGAGAAaatatag CGACTGGCGCTCGCGGTAAGGGCGCCAGTAAGCGCGGAGGCGCGGGCGGCGCCaagggcggcgcgcgcgcgtctGCTGCCGGCAAGAAGAAGGGCGCCGCGCcgagcgccgcgcccgccgcgcacGCGCCTCCGCATGCCGACAGCGACGACGAGGACGTTGCTAAGCCCATGTCGTACGACGAGAAGCGACAGCTCTCGCTAGACATCAACAAACTACCGG GCGACAAACTCGGGAAAGTGGTGCACATAATCCAGAGCAGAGAGCCGTCCCTGCGCGACTCCAACCCAGACGAAATAGAAATAGATTTCGAGACCCTCAAGCCATCTACACTTCGAGAACTGGAAAGCTATGTGGCGTCATGTCTTCGAAAAAAGACACGTAAGCCGCATT ATCGTAAAGTTTCTGGTAAATCCAAAGATGAACAAATGGCAGAGAAAAAGCAGGAGCTGGAAAAGCGACTGCAAGACGTGTCGGGACAATTAGGAacaactaaaaaacaacaagtgAAAAAAG AAGGGTCGAAGGAGGCCctggccggcggcggcggcggcggcatgTCCTCGTCGTCCAGCTCTTCCGACTCGTCCAATTCTTCGTCCAGTACCGACACAAGCTCCTCCGACACCAGCGACAGCGAAGCAG GAACCGGCCCGCGACGGTCGCCCAAAAAGAAGGCCAAGAAGACGCACCACCCGACGCCGCCAACG AAACTCGTTCCGCCTGTCACGACGGCTGGCAGCGTCGTGGTCGCGCCGGCGAGCGCGGGCGCCAGCGAACCTGAGATCAAGCCGGTGCCGGACGTGAAGCCGGCCCCGGAGGCGAAGCCGGCGCCGCCCGCCGATCTCAAGGAGCCCGCCGCGCCACCCGCGCGGACCGCGCCGCCTGCCCCCGCGCCCGCTGTCACCGCCGCGCCCGACTCGTCGCACTCTTCCCACTCGTCGCACGCCGCTCATGCGGCCCACGCGACccacgcgccgcccgcgcgTGATGTGCCCGAGCTGAAGCAGCCCCCCAAGATTGAGCCTCGCAACGGGCTCGACAAGGCCGACACCTCGCACTACATCGACCCGATCGAGCGCACGCTCGCCAGCCTCGAGCGCACTCTCAAAGCCGACGTGCCGATGGACACCAGCGCCAGCGCCGCCGAGTCCTCCATGCGATTGGACAGCTTCCCCATGACCAAGCCGCAACTGATGGCCGACTCCGCGCACCAGAACCTGATGTCGCACCTCGGCGGCCACACTGATATGTCGCACGTGCCTGATCACATTAAGGCTGAAATGTATCCGCCGCACAACGGATTCCTCGAGAAGAGTCTGCCGCACGAGCGCGAGATGCTGCGCCCCGAGCTGAGCCTGGGTATGGGCGGGCTGGGCGCTCCGGCCGCCACGTCCATCTTCGACCCGgtgccgcccgcgccgctctcCGTCATCGCGCAGGCGCACCACCACCTCCCCATCGCGCCGCACCTCGCGCCACCCCACAAGAAGGATGACGTCAAACCCCTCCTCACCCCTAAACCCATCGAGGATCTAATCGGTCTTCCGACTATGGTCTCTAACAATATGGAAAGAAACAAATACGAAATGGAAAAGAAGATGGaagaatcaaaaaataatttcgcCCACGCATTCAAGCCCAAACAGGAACAGAATTTGAAGAATGCAAGCTCGTGGTCGTCTTTGGCACAAGCTGGCAGTCCACAAAGCATTCCCAATGTCAGCTCCAACAACCAAATCAAGCAGAAACCTGTAATGGACAGTTTCCAA GAATTTAAGAAGCAAGCGAGAGAGAAAATGAATCGTCAGAGGGCTCTAATTGAGCAACAGGAGCTTCGAAAAAAAGAGCAGGCCGAACGTGAGAGACAGCGGCAAGAGACAGAGAGGAGACATCCTGACGAAGACAAATTGAG GGCAATGGCTGGAGTCCGTAAGGCGGAGTCCGGCGAGGTGACTTCGCCGTCGGTGTCGCCGGTGGCGCGCGCGTCCCCGCccgccgccgcggccgccgccgccgccggggCCGCCTCCGCCGGGGACAAGCCCGCTGCCTCCGAGCGCGAGCGTCTGCGCCAGAGGGAGCAGGAGCGACGTCGTCGTGAAGCT atgGCTGGTCAGATTGACATGAATATGCAGAGTGATTTAATGGCCGCGTTTGAAGAATCTTTGTAA
- the LOC141426955 gene encoding homeotic protein female sterile-like isoform X2, with amino-acid sequence MPLSQRLDEPLVAIEIADSSTMQQAVDPLATTSTPTVESINGAPPDEPTRRQGRMTNQLQFLQKNVMKAIWKHQFAWPFHQPVDAKELNLPDYHKIIKKPMDLGTIKKRLESNYYYSAQECIQDFNTMFTNCYVYNKPGEDVVVMAQTLEKLFLNRIAQMDKEEKEMETPSKGGKGGVKKRVPGGSSGGGSAGGSGGSGGGGARGAAVKTMPAPPHPALVGSTNTTTTPTLALSAPQAAAPATHTGLPQQVATQQSSFHVPQAAATPVSTISSVALSQTQPAKVKKGVKRKADTTTPMGSSFEGGYTTPTIEQQSGAKPAKISTRRESGRQKKAGRSGDEGFKMGALSPGAGGPGASHHAALTPQLAKGKEKLSDALKSCNEILKELFSKKHSGYAWPFYKPVDAELLGLHDYFDIIKKPMDLGTVKQKMDNRAYKSAAEFAADVRLIFTNCYKYNPPDHDVVAMARKLQDVFEMRYAKIPDEPVHVGAPHMDKSSASSSESGSESESESDDSEEERNNKVKLLEKELLALQEKMRKLVEESNTKKKAKKKVKDKSKKQVVNSAMPKANAAAAYSAKANNIGENIATGARGKGASKRGGAGGAKGGARASAAGKKKGAAPSAAPAAHAPPHADSDDEDVAKPMSYDEKRQLSLDINKLPGDKLGKVVHIIQSREPSLRDSNPDEIEIDFETLKPSTLRELESYVASCLRKKTHRKVSGKSKDEQMAEKKQELEKRLQDVSGQLGTTKKQQVKKEGSKEALAGGGGGGMSSSSSSSDSSNSSSSTDTSSSDTSDSEAGTGPRRSPKKKAKKTHHPTPPTKLVPPVTTAGSVVVAPASAGASEPEIKPVPDVKPAPEAKPAPPADLKEPAAPPARTAPPAPAPAVTAAPDSSHSSHSSHAAHAAHATHAPPARDVPELKQPPKIEPRNGLDKADTSHYIDPIERTLASLERTLKADVPMDTSASAAESSMRLDSFPMTKPQLMADSAHQNLMSHLGGHTDMSHVPDHIKAEMYPPHNGFLEKSLPHEREMLRPELSLGMGGLGAPAATSIFDPVPPAPLSVIAQAHHHLPIAPHLAPPHKKDDVKPLLTPKPIEDLIGLPTMVSNNMERNKYEMEKKMEESKNNFAHAFKPKQEQNLKNASSWSSLAQAGSPQSIPNVSSNNQIKQKPVMDSFQEFKKQAREKMNRQRALIEQQELRKKEQAERERQRQETERRHPDEDKLRAMAGVRKAESGEVTSPSVSPVARASPPAAAAAAAAGAASAGDKPAASERERLRQREQERRRREAMAGQIDMNMQSDLMAAFEESL; translated from the exons ATGCCTCTAAGCCAGAGATTGGATGAGCCTCTTGTTGCAATTGAG ATAGCAGACTCCAGCACAATGCAGCAGGCTGTGGACCCACTCGCGACCACGAGTACG CCAACGGTGGAATCAATCAATGGGGCTCCACCCGATGAGCCGACGCGGAGGCAAGGTCGAATGACTAATCAGTTGCAGTTTCTTCAGAAGAATGTTATGAAAGCAATATGGAAACACCAATTTGCTTGGCCGTTTCATCAACCCGTGGACGCCAAAGAGTTAAACCTCCCA GATTACCACAAAATCATCAAGAAGCCTATGGATCTTGGCACAATCAAAAAGCGCCTCGAATCCAATTATTACTATTCGGCACAAGAATGCATCCAGGATTTCAATACTATGTTTACCAATTGCTATGTCTACAATAAACCTGGCGAGGATGTTGTAGTCATGGCGCAGACGTTGGAAAAACTCTTTCTAAACCGG ATAGCTCAGATGGACAAGGAGGAGAAAGAAATGGAAACTCCTTCGAAGGGCGGTAAAGGCGGTGTGAAAAAGCGAGTGCCGGGCGGGagcagcggcggcggcagcgcgggAGGCAGCGGCGGCAGTGGAGGCgggggcgcgcgcggcgccgccgtCAAGACCATGCCGGCGCCGCCGCACCCCGCGCTCGTGGGGTCCACTAACACGACCACCACGCCGACGCTCGCCCTCTCCGCGCCACAGGCCGCCGCGCCCGCTACGCACACCGGCCTACCGCAACAG GTGGCCACTCAGCAGTCCAGTTTCCACGTGCCCCAGGCTGCTGCTACGCCAGTTTCCACCATATCGTCGGTCGCCCTCTCGCAGACTCAGCCGGCTAAG GTCAAAAAAGGCGTTAAGAGAAAGGCTGACACCACGACTCCTATGGGTAGTTCCTTTGAAGGTGGATACACAACTCCAACCATTGAACAGCAGAGTGGTGCTAAACCGGCTAAGATATCCACCCGGAGAGAGAGTGGTCGTCAGAAGaag GCCGGCCGCAGTGGCGACGAGGGCTTCAAGATGGGCGCGCTGTCGCCGGGCGCCGGCGGCCCGGGCGCCTCCCACCACGCCGCGCTCACCCCGCAGCTCGCCAAGGGCAAAGAGAAATTATCCGATGCACTCAAAAGTTGCAACGAAATTTTGAAAGAACTGTTTTCTAAAAAGCATTCG GGCTATGCCTGGCCGTTTTACAAACCTGTGGATGCTGAATTGCTTGGACTCCATGATTACTTTGACATTATCAAGAAGCCTATGGATCTCGGGACCGTGAAACAAAAGATGGACAACAGGGCGTATAAATCAGCTGCTGAATTCGCTGCTGATGTACGCTTAATATTCACAAACTGCTACAAGTACAACCCGCCAGATCACGATGTAGTTGCGATGGCGAGAAAGCTGCAGGATGTTTTCGAAATGAG GTACGCCAAAATACCCGATGAGCCAGTTCACGTTGGGGCCCCTCATATGGACAAAAGCTCCGCCTCCAGCTCCGAATCGGGATCTGAGTCCGAATCTGAGTCAGACGATTCTGAAGAGGAAAGGAACAACAAAGTAAAACTCCTCGAAAAAGAGCTGCTTGCGCTGCAAGAGAAAATGAGAAAACTAGTGGAAGAGTCCAACACCAAGAAGAAGGCAAAAAAGAAGGTCAAGGACAAGTCAAAGAAACAAGTTGTGAATAGCGCCATGCCAAAGGCGAACGCAGCAGCGGCGTACAGCGCCAAAGCTAATAATATTGGAGAAaatatag CGACTGGCGCTCGCGGTAAGGGCGCCAGTAAGCGCGGAGGCGCGGGCGGCGCCaagggcggcgcgcgcgcgtctGCTGCCGGCAAGAAGAAGGGCGCCGCGCcgagcgccgcgcccgccgcgcacGCGCCTCCGCATGCCGACAGCGACGACGAGGACGTTGCTAAGCCCATGTCGTACGACGAGAAGCGACAGCTCTCGCTAGACATCAACAAACTACCGG GCGACAAACTCGGGAAAGTGGTGCACATAATCCAGAGCAGAGAGCCGTCCCTGCGCGACTCCAACCCAGACGAAATAGAAATAGATTTCGAGACCCTCAAGCCATCTACACTTCGAGAACTGGAAAGCTATGTGGCGTCATGTCTTCGAAAAAAGACAC ATCGTAAAGTTTCTGGTAAATCCAAAGATGAACAAATGGCAGAGAAAAAGCAGGAGCTGGAAAAGCGACTGCAAGACGTGTCGGGACAATTAGGAacaactaaaaaacaacaagtgAAAAAAG AAGGGTCGAAGGAGGCCctggccggcggcggcggcggcggcatgTCCTCGTCGTCCAGCTCTTCCGACTCGTCCAATTCTTCGTCCAGTACCGACACAAGCTCCTCCGACACCAGCGACAGCGAAGCAG GAACCGGCCCGCGACGGTCGCCCAAAAAGAAGGCCAAGAAGACGCACCACCCGACGCCGCCAACG AAACTCGTTCCGCCTGTCACGACGGCTGGCAGCGTCGTGGTCGCGCCGGCGAGCGCGGGCGCCAGCGAACCTGAGATCAAGCCGGTGCCGGACGTGAAGCCGGCCCCGGAGGCGAAGCCGGCGCCGCCCGCCGATCTCAAGGAGCCCGCCGCGCCACCCGCGCGGACCGCGCCGCCTGCCCCCGCGCCCGCTGTCACCGCCGCGCCCGACTCGTCGCACTCTTCCCACTCGTCGCACGCCGCTCATGCGGCCCACGCGACccacgcgccgcccgcgcgTGATGTGCCCGAGCTGAAGCAGCCCCCCAAGATTGAGCCTCGCAACGGGCTCGACAAGGCCGACACCTCGCACTACATCGACCCGATCGAGCGCACGCTCGCCAGCCTCGAGCGCACTCTCAAAGCCGACGTGCCGATGGACACCAGCGCCAGCGCCGCCGAGTCCTCCATGCGATTGGACAGCTTCCCCATGACCAAGCCGCAACTGATGGCCGACTCCGCGCACCAGAACCTGATGTCGCACCTCGGCGGCCACACTGATATGTCGCACGTGCCTGATCACATTAAGGCTGAAATGTATCCGCCGCACAACGGATTCCTCGAGAAGAGTCTGCCGCACGAGCGCGAGATGCTGCGCCCCGAGCTGAGCCTGGGTATGGGCGGGCTGGGCGCTCCGGCCGCCACGTCCATCTTCGACCCGgtgccgcccgcgccgctctcCGTCATCGCGCAGGCGCACCACCACCTCCCCATCGCGCCGCACCTCGCGCCACCCCACAAGAAGGATGACGTCAAACCCCTCCTCACCCCTAAACCCATCGAGGATCTAATCGGTCTTCCGACTATGGTCTCTAACAATATGGAAAGAAACAAATACGAAATGGAAAAGAAGATGGaagaatcaaaaaataatttcgcCCACGCATTCAAGCCCAAACAGGAACAGAATTTGAAGAATGCAAGCTCGTGGTCGTCTTTGGCACAAGCTGGCAGTCCACAAAGCATTCCCAATGTCAGCTCCAACAACCAAATCAAGCAGAAACCTGTAATGGACAGTTTCCAA GAATTTAAGAAGCAAGCGAGAGAGAAAATGAATCGTCAGAGGGCTCTAATTGAGCAACAGGAGCTTCGAAAAAAAGAGCAGGCCGAACGTGAGAGACAGCGGCAAGAGACAGAGAGGAGACATCCTGACGAAGACAAATTGAG GGCAATGGCTGGAGTCCGTAAGGCGGAGTCCGGCGAGGTGACTTCGCCGTCGGTGTCGCCGGTGGCGCGCGCGTCCCCGCccgccgccgcggccgccgccgccgccggggCCGCCTCCGCCGGGGACAAGCCCGCTGCCTCCGAGCGCGAGCGTCTGCGCCAGAGGGAGCAGGAGCGACGTCGTCGTGAAGCT atgGCTGGTCAGATTGACATGAATATGCAGAGTGATTTAATGGCCGCGTTTGAAGAATCTTTGTAA